In the genome of Gordonia rubripertincta, one region contains:
- a CDS encoding sensor histidine kinase, with translation MNDERRRLRIPGSFGSRLMLAQAIVIAGGGISVAIVALFVAPHTFHDHLGQARLEPGSVQADHVEAAFTSSIVVSMSVALITSTILATAVSWFLARRVQQSVASVARSAVAIGAGNYRTRVPDRQLGTEFTQLSRAINQLAQRLDSQDDIRKRMLSDLAHELRTPLTTIGAITDAIEDGIRAPDSQTFDVVRTATTRLQRLAEDIATVSSADEHQMPLHPATITVNELLIATYEEAADLFTDAKVTLGIVTTAARVHIHVDAERMSQVLLNLLTNALRHSSPGQRVVVKADTAPAHAVRISVVDCGDGIPPQHLPHIFDRFYRTDSSRTRDAGGSGIGLTIARSIVEDHGGTLLAESLGAGHGATFTITLPTTTRRHIHRSTPGTEFSVAFKHRPRRGAADALQRDQATN, from the coding sequence ATGAACGATGAACGTCGACGGTTACGTATCCCCGGCAGCTTCGGCTCCCGGCTCATGCTCGCTCAAGCTATCGTCATCGCCGGCGGCGGCATCAGCGTCGCGATCGTGGCACTATTCGTGGCTCCACACACCTTCCACGACCACCTCGGCCAAGCTCGCCTCGAGCCAGGGTCAGTTCAGGCCGACCATGTCGAAGCCGCGTTCACTTCCTCGATCGTCGTCTCAATGTCTGTCGCATTGATCACCTCGACGATCCTGGCCACGGCCGTCAGCTGGTTCCTGGCTCGCCGCGTACAACAGTCAGTCGCCAGTGTCGCCCGCTCAGCCGTGGCTATTGGCGCCGGCAACTACCGCACGCGCGTACCCGATCGCCAGCTCGGCACCGAGTTCACCCAGCTCAGCCGAGCTATCAACCAACTTGCACAACGGCTGGATTCACAAGACGACATCCGTAAGCGGATGCTGTCAGACCTTGCCCACGAACTGCGCACCCCACTGACCACCATCGGCGCGATCACCGACGCCATCGAAGACGGAATCCGGGCTCCCGACTCACAGACCTTTGACGTCGTGCGCACCGCCACCACCCGCCTGCAGCGTCTCGCCGAGGACATCGCGACCGTATCCAGCGCCGACGAGCATCAGATGCCCCTCCACCCGGCGACGATCACTGTCAACGAACTGCTCATCGCGACCTACGAAGAAGCCGCCGACCTGTTCACCGACGCCAAAGTCACGCTAGGCATCGTCACCACCGCCGCGCGCGTACACATCCATGTCGACGCCGAACGAATGAGCCAAGTACTGCTCAATCTGCTCACCAACGCGCTGCGACACAGCTCCCCGGGCCAGCGAGTCGTAGTGAAAGCCGACACCGCCCCGGCACACGCGGTGCGCATCAGCGTCGTCGACTGCGGTGACGGCATTCCCCCTCAACACCTTCCACACATCTTCGACCGCTTCTACCGCACCGACTCCTCACGCACCAGAGACGCCGGCGGCAGCGGAATCGGCCTCACCATCGCCCGCTCTATCGTCGAAGACCATGGGGGCACCTTGCTCGCCGAAAGCCTGGGAGCCGGACACGGAGCCACCTTCACCATCACGTTGCCGACCACCACCCGACGTCACATCCACCGCAGCACCCCTGGAACCGAATTCTCCGTGGCCTTCAAACACCGCCCGCGTCGCGGCGCTGCCGATGCGCTCCAACGGGACCAAGCTACTAACTGA
- a CDS encoding response regulator transcription factor, translating to MPVVRPPHGLHALVIEDEPDIAEVVADYLQRSGFTVTVAPDGQEGVAAARTASPAVVILDLGLPSLDGVEVCRQLRTFTNAYIVMVTARADEVDTVVGLSVGADDYLTKPFRPRELMARIDAMLRRPRPTPTGESHPRTIGELTLDPQGREVQVESTPVELTRTEFDVLEALTRRPGVVFSREQLLTEIWGPDWVGDAHVVEVHVASLRRKLGDSAVAGRFIRTVRGVGYRMGDGQPRGASDER from the coding sequence ATGCCGGTGGTCCGACCACCGCACGGTCTGCACGCCCTGGTGATCGAAGATGAGCCCGACATTGCCGAAGTCGTTGCTGACTACCTGCAGCGCAGCGGATTCACGGTCACCGTTGCGCCCGACGGCCAGGAGGGAGTCGCCGCCGCACGCACGGCGAGTCCGGCAGTAGTCATCCTCGACCTGGGCTTGCCGTCACTCGATGGCGTCGAGGTCTGTCGACAGTTGCGCACCTTCACCAACGCCTACATCGTGATGGTCACGGCCCGCGCGGACGAAGTCGACACAGTCGTTGGCCTGTCGGTGGGGGCCGATGACTACCTCACGAAACCATTTCGCCCTCGTGAGCTGATGGCGCGCATCGACGCCATGCTGCGCCGACCACGGCCGACCCCAACCGGCGAGTCGCACCCGCGGACGATAGGGGAGCTCACCCTCGACCCTCAGGGTCGTGAAGTCCAGGTGGAGAGCACACCCGTGGAGCTGACTCGGACTGAGTTCGACGTTCTCGAAGCGCTCACGCGGCGGCCCGGTGTTGTGTTCAGTCGAGAGCAACTGCTCACCGAAATCTGGGGACCCGACTGGGTCGGCGATGCCCACGTCGTCGAAGTCCATGTCGCCAGTCTGCGCCGCAAACTCGGTGACAGCGCCGTAGCCGGCCGATTCATCCGCACCGTTCGCGGAGTGGGCTACCGGATGGGTGACGGCCAACCTCGAGGAGCCAGCGATGAACGATGA
- a CDS encoding PLP-dependent cysteine synthase family protein, with protein sequence MTVSYSLTTSDPFASTFPAEAASPRAGLSRQLVGGTPVLRIEEPFAEHGRGFWAKLEGFNPGGMKDRPALHMVERARAREELAPGARIIESTSGTLGLGLALAGIVFGHPVTLVTDPGLEPILRQMLAAYGAQVDVVSDPHPVGGWQQARRDRVRTLLERDEAAWCPDQYSNPDNVTGYSSLGVELIAQLRHIDVLVCSVGTGGHSAGVAHTLRQFNPELEVVGVDTIGSTIFGQPAQSRIMRGLGSSIYPRNVAYDQFSEVHWVAPAEAVWACRTLAATHYATGGWSVGAVALVSGWLARTRSADTRIAAVFPDGPARYYGTIYNDEYCRAHDLIGAPAPPTEPRTISDPLTQVASSWTRCPTIIDPTCVPHAEPTS encoded by the coding sequence GTGACTGTCTCCTACAGCCTCACCACCAGTGATCCATTCGCCAGTACCTTCCCCGCCGAAGCCGCGTCGCCCCGTGCTGGGCTGAGTCGTCAGCTGGTGGGCGGCACCCCGGTGTTGCGCATCGAGGAACCCTTCGCCGAGCACGGGCGCGGCTTCTGGGCCAAGCTGGAAGGCTTCAACCCCGGTGGTATGAAAGACCGGCCTGCGCTGCACATGGTGGAACGCGCCCGCGCCCGTGAAGAGCTGGCCCCGGGGGCGCGGATCATCGAATCAACTAGTGGGACACTGGGATTAGGCCTGGCTTTAGCGGGCATCGTGTTCGGGCATCCGGTGACCTTGGTGACCGATCCAGGACTGGAACCGATCTTGCGGCAGATGCTCGCCGCATACGGCGCCCAGGTCGATGTCGTCAGCGATCCCCATCCGGTCGGGGGTTGGCAACAAGCCCGCCGCGACCGCGTGCGCACCCTGCTCGAGCGCGACGAGGCTGCGTGGTGTCCCGACCAGTATTCCAACCCCGACAACGTGACCGGTTACAGCTCGTTGGGTGTGGAGTTGATCGCGCAGCTGCGACATATCGATGTGCTGGTGTGCTCGGTGGGCACCGGTGGGCACTCAGCCGGTGTGGCTCATACTCTGCGGCAGTTCAACCCTGAGCTGGAGGTTGTGGGCGTAGACACCATTGGCTCGACGATTTTCGGCCAGCCGGCACAGTCACGGATTATGCGGGGACTCGGCTCGAGTATCTACCCCCGCAACGTTGCCTATGACCAGTTCAGTGAGGTGCACTGGGTGGCGCCGGCCGAGGCAGTCTGGGCATGTCGCACCCTGGCCGCCACGCATTACGCCACCGGCGGCTGGAGCGTGGGCGCGGTGGCCCTGGTCTCGGGCTGGCTGGCGCGTACTCGTTCGGCCGATACGCGCATCGCGGCGGTGTTCCCCGATGGCCCCGCTCGCTACTACGGAACCATTTACAACGATGAGTACTGCCGCGCTCACGACCTGATCGGCGCCCCGGCGCCGCCCACTGAACCCCGCACCATCAGCGATCCGCTCACTCAGGTCGCGAGCAGCTGGACGCGGTGCCCTACCATCATCGACCCCACTTGCGTGCCGCACGCCGAGCCCACGAGCTGA
- a CDS encoding MFS transporter, with product MRRLYRSFRSFDRPSQVLMVNQFTINLGFYMLMPYLAAYLAGPLALAAWAVGLVLGIRNFSQQGMFLIGGTLADRWGYKPLIIAGCLMRVIGFVLLALVSSLPAILIASAATGFAGALFNPAVRAYLAADAGERRIEAFAVFNVFYQAGILLGPLVGLALTALDFRLTSLCAAAVFAVLTLVQIKALPATTPAPSSTSIIQDWRSVVRNRRFLLFAAAMASSYVLSFQVYLALPLHADRIADNPTLATSVVTAMFVVTGLVAIAGQLRITTWFGNRWGSTGSLSVGMTLMAAAFLPLVASTATHQRNIALNIAALLLTAALLAAATAAVFPFEMDTVVGLARGTLVATHYGLYNTIVGIGILLGNAATGWLFSAATTRDMPELVWIALVLTGMAAASALLLLHRRGWLSVAAPTEAQPTTTH from the coding sequence ATGCGACGCCTCTACCGCAGTTTCCGCAGCTTCGATCGCCCCAGCCAAGTGCTGATGGTCAATCAGTTCACCATCAATCTCGGCTTCTACATGCTCATGCCCTACCTCGCCGCCTACCTCGCCGGCCCGCTGGCCCTGGCCGCATGGGCAGTGGGCCTGGTCCTGGGGATACGCAACTTCTCCCAACAGGGCATGTTCCTGATCGGGGGAACACTCGCTGACCGCTGGGGTTACAAACCGCTCATCATCGCCGGATGCCTGATGAGGGTCATCGGATTCGTCCTACTGGCCCTGGTCAGTTCGCTGCCGGCGATCCTGATCGCCTCGGCGGCAACGGGATTCGCCGGGGCGCTGTTCAACCCCGCCGTACGGGCCTACCTGGCCGCCGACGCCGGTGAGCGCCGCATCGAAGCATTCGCCGTGTTCAACGTGTTCTACCAGGCCGGGATCCTGCTCGGGCCGCTGGTCGGACTAGCCCTGACCGCCCTGGACTTCCGGCTCACCTCTCTCTGTGCGGCAGCAGTTTTCGCGGTCCTGACCCTCGTGCAGATCAAAGCGCTACCCGCAACAACACCTGCCCCGAGCAGCACCTCAATCATTCAGGACTGGCGCAGCGTCGTCCGTAACCGGCGATTCCTGCTCTTCGCTGCGGCGATGGCCAGCTCTTACGTGCTGTCCTTCCAGGTCTACCTCGCCCTGCCCCTACATGCCGACCGCATAGCAGACAACCCCACCCTCGCCACCAGTGTTGTCACCGCAATGTTCGTGGTGACCGGTCTGGTGGCCATCGCCGGCCAGCTACGCATCACCACATGGTTCGGCAACCGCTGGGGCAGCACCGGCAGCCTGAGCGTGGGAATGACGCTGATGGCTGCAGCTTTCCTGCCCCTAGTCGCCAGCACCGCAACGCATCAGCGCAACATCGCCCTCAACATCGCCGCCCTGCTACTCACCGCAGCTCTGCTCGCCGCCGCCACCGCAGCAGTGTTCCCATTCGAAATGGACACGGTGGTGGGACTGGCCCGCGGCACGCTTGTCGCCACCCACTACGGGCTCTACAACACCATCGTCGGGATCGGGATTCTGCTCGGCAACGCCGCGACCGGGTGGCTGTTCAGCGCGGCCACCACCCGCGACATGCCCGAACTGGTGTGGATCGCTCTAGTCCTCACCGGCATGGCGGCGGCGTCTGCCCTGTTGCTGTTGCACCGCCGCGGATGGCTCAGTGTCGCCGCCCCCACCGAAGCTCAGCCCACCACAACCCATTGA
- a CDS encoding heavy-metal-associated domain-containing protein → MSTSTVIVSGMTCGHCAASVREEVGALAGVTDVDVDVASGRVTISSSAPIEADAIRGAIEEAGYHLAQ, encoded by the coding sequence ATGAGCACATCGACAGTGATCGTCTCCGGAATGACGTGTGGGCACTGCGCGGCGTCGGTGCGTGAAGAAGTCGGCGCACTGGCCGGCGTAACTGACGTCGACGTCGACGTGGCCAGCGGGCGAGTCACCATCTCTAGCTCGGCCCCGATCGAGGCCGACGCGATCCGCGGCGCGATCGAAGAGGCCGGCTACCACCTGGCGCAGTAG